A genomic window from Candidatus Saccharibacteria bacterium includes:
- a CDS encoding slipin family protein yields MEFVVIAVTLLVLYFLGSLKVIKQYERGIVLTLGRFTGTRQPGWRVVWPWFQQMTRVDVRSTPIDVPKQEVITKDNVTVGVDAVVYFRAVVPEKAVLETTNYIYATSQFAQAALRDVTGNVSLDDLLSKRDEISNQIKAIVDKQTEPWGIDVENVKVQNIELPSDMKRAMAKEAEADRQRRATIINADGEKTAAQTLAEAAETLSNSPGAINLRTLNTLERISAEPSQKTMVLFPVEVLDALRGKTRGQ; encoded by the coding sequence ATGGAATTCGTGGTAATAGCAGTAACGTTACTCGTACTATATTTCTTGGGTAGTCTAAAGGTTATCAAACAGTACGAGCGAGGTATTGTATTAACCCTCGGTCGATTCACTGGGACACGCCAGCCTGGTTGGCGAGTAGTGTGGCCATGGTTCCAGCAGATGACGCGTGTCGATGTTCGCTCGACGCCAATCGACGTGCCAAAACAAGAAGTCATCACCAAGGATAATGTGACCGTTGGCGTTGATGCCGTTGTCTATTTCCGTGCAGTAGTACCTGAAAAAGCCGTACTCGAGACTACTAACTATATCTATGCAACCTCACAGTTTGCTCAGGCGGCACTGCGTGACGTGACGGGCAACGTGAGCCTCGATGATCTGCTGAGCAAGCGTGATGAAATCTCTAATCAGATCAAAGCGATTGTCGATAAACAAACTGAGCCATGGGGTATCGACGTCGAAAACGTCAAGGTTCAAAATATCGAACTACCGTCTGACATGAAACGTGCTATGGCCAAAGAAGCCGAGGCCGATCGACAGCGTCGCGCTACTATCATTAATGCTGATGGTGAAAAAACCGCTGCGCAGACACTGGCTGAGGCGGCTGAAACGCTCAGCAATTCACCGGGCGCAATTAATCTACGAACCCTGAACACCCTGGAGCGTATTAGTGCGGAACCGTCACAGAAAACAATGGTATTATTTCCAGTCGAAGTTCTCGATGCACTGCGCGGCAAGACTCGGGGTCAATAA
- a CDS encoding CDP-alcohol phosphatidyltransferase family protein, with amino-acid sequence MSMMYPLPAPARRPEEGWLYQWFYDHGIRPNHISLARLGPVPIVILLISLSTDVWFAILAAVVFLIAALTDRWDGELARRSGQISESGKFLDTLIDKSLIIGTLAAIAYFHYPGDFRWWLAVGLVAVPEIISVLLRSWIKWHRPTVDLAAQWWGKVKMVAQIVLVASLIVINPSDIGVFILWTTVVTTVVADVATISRLIQEYRKG; translated from the coding sequence ATGTCCATGATGTATCCTCTGCCAGCGCCGGCGCGTCGACCCGAAGAGGGTTGGTTGTATCAGTGGTTTTACGACCACGGCATCCGGCCCAACCATATCAGCCTGGCGCGACTCGGCCCAGTTCCGATCGTGATCCTGCTGATCAGCCTGTCGACAGATGTCTGGTTCGCCATCCTCGCAGCCGTCGTCTTTCTGATCGCCGCGCTGACCGATCGCTGGGACGGCGAACTGGCGCGACGCTCTGGCCAGATCAGTGAGTCCGGGAAGTTCCTGGACACCCTGATCGACAAGAGTTTGATCATCGGAACTCTGGCCGCCATCGCCTATTTTCACTATCCTGGTGATTTCAGGTGGTGGCTGGCTGTCGGTCTGGTTGCCGTGCCCGAGATCATCTCGGTGTTGCTGCGGTCCTGGATCAAGTGGCATCGCCCTACTGTCGACCTCGCCGCTCAGTGGTGGGGCAAGGTCAAGATGGTGGCTCAGATCGTCTTGGTCGCCAGCTTGATCGTGATCAACCCTAGCGATATCGGCGTATTCATTCTGTGGACCACAGTTGTAACCACTGTAGTGGCCGACGTTGCAACCATCAGTAGGCTCATCCAGGAGTACAGGAAGGGCTAG
- a CDS encoding 2,3-diphosphoglycerate-dependent phosphoglycerate mutase: MKGINMSSGKLVLARHGESEWNLAGKWTGWTDVSITDKGAADARKMGELLTDFKFDEVFVSKLKRTIETAENILSTQGQPDLELQAVEPLNERDYGDYTGLNKWDVKEKVGEDTFNAIRRNYDEPIPNGETLHDVYDRVVPWYQAEILPKLLAGENILFVAHGNSIRALVKYIESISDKDIAKFEMVFGTILIYQVNSDGKESDKQELHTTIEQTHA, from the coding sequence ATGAAAGGAATTAACATGAGTTCAGGTAAATTAGTTTTGGCGCGCCACGGCGAGAGTGAATGGAATTTGGCTGGCAAATGGACTGGTTGGACCGATGTTTCGATCACCGACAAAGGTGCCGCCGATGCTAGAAAAATGGGTGAACTACTGACCGATTTCAAATTTGACGAGGTGTTCGTCAGCAAACTAAAACGAACGATCGAAACTGCCGAAAATATCCTGTCAACCCAAGGTCAACCCGACCTAGAGCTCCAGGCTGTAGAGCCTCTCAACGAACGTGATTACGGTGACTACACCGGTCTCAATAAATGGGATGTCAAGGAAAAGGTCGGCGAAGACACATTTAATGCCATCCGCCGCAATTACGATGAGCCGATCCCAAATGGCGAGACACTACACGACGTTTACGACCGTGTAGTGCCATGGTATCAGGCGGAAATTTTACCAAAATTACTCGCGGGTGAAAATATTTTGTTTGTGGCTCACGGCAATTCGATCCGCGCGCTCGTCAAATATATAGAGAGCATTAGCGACAAAGATATTGCCAAATTTGAAATGGTTTTTGGTACAATTTTGATTTACCAAGTCAATAGCGACGGCAAAGAGAGCGACAAACAGGAACTCCACACCACCATCGAACAAACGCACGCCTAG
- the eno gene encoding phosphopyruvate hydratase, whose product MSKITSIKARQILDSRGNPTVEAVVQLEDGSYGRAAVPSGASTGSGEVLELRDGGSEWGGKGVTKAVANVNNQIASALVGQDAGNQNHIDQVMFDLDGTDNKSNLGANAILAVSLAVAKAEAVSQDLPFYRYIAEMTGTTEMSLPMPMMNVMNGGAHAGWATDIQEYMIMPVGAPTFAEAIRYGTEVFHALAKILKEEKYPTTVGDEGGYAPRVQHGNEEPLQLISRAVEAAGYRLGEDIAFASDPASSEFYQDGEYQLKANNETLSTDQMIDFWREMVDKYPFVSVEDALSESDWAGWTKLTETLGDKIQLVGDDLLVTNTKLLQKAIDEKAANAILIKPNQIGSLTETIAAVKLAQDNGFRTVMSHRSGETEDTTIAHLAVGLNCGQIKTGSLSRTDRIAKYNELLRIAEAEPDMKLAKPF is encoded by the coding sequence ATGAGTAAAATTACATCAATCAAAGCACGACAAATTTTAGACAGCCGCGGCAATCCAACGGTGGAAGCTGTGGTCCAATTAGAGGACGGCTCGTATGGCCGAGCGGCCGTTCCGTCTGGTGCATCGACCGGCTCAGGTGAAGTCTTGGAGCTGCGCGACGGCGGTTCGGAGTGGGGTGGCAAAGGTGTCACCAAAGCTGTCGCCAATGTAAATAACCAGATCGCCTCGGCGCTGGTCGGTCAAGATGCCGGTAATCAGAATCATATTGATCAGGTGATGTTTGACCTTGACGGTACCGACAATAAATCAAATCTCGGCGCTAACGCAATTTTGGCAGTCAGTTTGGCGGTCGCCAAAGCCGAGGCCGTATCTCAGGATCTGCCGTTTTATCGCTACATTGCTGAAATGACTGGTACGACCGAGATGTCGTTACCTATGCCGATGATGAACGTCATGAATGGTGGCGCGCATGCGGGCTGGGCAACGGATATCCAGGAATACATGATCATGCCAGTCGGCGCGCCGACTTTTGCCGAAGCCATTCGTTATGGTACCGAAGTCTTTCATGCGCTAGCTAAAATTCTGAAAGAGGAAAAATATCCGACAACGGTAGGTGATGAGGGCGGTTACGCACCGCGCGTTCAGCACGGTAACGAAGAGCCACTCCAGCTGATTTCGCGCGCTGTCGAAGCGGCCGGCTATCGTTTGGGCGAGGATATCGCCTTTGCCTCGGATCCAGCTAGTAGCGAGTTTTATCAGGACGGCGAATATCAACTGAAAGCCAACAATGAAACCCTCTCGACTGACCAGATGATCGATTTTTGGCGCGAGATGGTCGACAAATATCCGTTCGTATCAGTTGAAGATGCTTTGTCTGAGTCAGATTGGGCAGGTTGGACAAAGTTGACCGAGACACTCGGCGACAAGATTCAACTTGTCGGTGATGATCTACTCGTCACTAACACGAAACTACTCCAAAAAGCTATAGATGAAAAAGCCGCCAACGCGATTTTAATCAAACCAAACCAGATCGGTAGTTTGACCGAGACGATCGCGGCGGTCAAATTGGCCCAAGACAATGGCTTCCGCACAGTTATGAGCCATCGTTCAGGCGAGACCGAGGATACGACGATTGCGCATCTAGCAGTCGGCCTCAACTGTGGTCAAATCAAAACCGGTTCGCTCAGTCGTACTGATCGTATTGCAAAATACAACGAACTCCTGCGCATTGCTGAGGCTGAACCAGATATGAAGCTTGCCAAACCGTTCTAA
- a CDS encoding D-alanine--D-alanine ligase, translating into MTHVLLVFGGEGSEHDVSVMSARNVAEALREANYDITLAYIDRTGSWLAAKEVDNRDNPTGKTISLHQLNIDVIFPLIHGKGGEDGMIAAMGKTGGIPVVGCGPEASMIAWDKDRCKQVLSEHGLPVVPWITLREGDALSYDSASKKLESEILFVKPAREGSSIGVSRATNEQEFLAACEQAFRYDDKILVEKAISGRELECAVLGNSPDTRVTEVGEITTTDGFYDYNSKYVSTTASKLDIPAQNLSSEQTKTIQDYAKRAFDAIGGAGLSRVDFFLDASDVIYINEINTMPGFTNISMYPKLWQQAGLSYGELVSELVRLAL; encoded by the coding sequence ATGACTCATGTCCTATTAGTATTTGGCGGTGAAGGCAGTGAGCATGATGTATCAGTGATGTCGGCTCGCAATGTGGCTGAGGCGCTGCGAGAGGCCAACTACGATATAACGCTTGCCTACATTGATAGGACGGGTAGCTGGCTCGCGGCCAAAGAGGTTGATAATAGAGATAACCCAACTGGCAAAACGATCTCATTGCATCAGCTCAATATCGATGTGATCTTTCCATTGATTCACGGCAAAGGTGGAGAAGACGGCATGATTGCCGCTATGGGAAAGACCGGGGGCATTCCGGTAGTTGGGTGTGGCCCAGAAGCTTCGATGATTGCTTGGGACAAGGACCGCTGCAAGCAGGTACTGAGTGAACATGGCCTACCGGTAGTGCCGTGGATAACTCTTCGTGAGGGTGATGCGTTGTCATATGATTCTGCTAGCAAAAAGCTGGAATCAGAGATTCTTTTTGTCAAGCCAGCTCGCGAAGGCTCCTCGATAGGCGTGAGCCGAGCAACGAACGAGCAAGAGTTTTTAGCAGCTTGCGAACAGGCTTTTCGCTATGATGACAAAATCCTTGTTGAAAAAGCCATCTCAGGTCGCGAGCTAGAATGTGCCGTGCTCGGCAATAGTCCTGATACGCGCGTGACTGAGGTCGGAGAGATCACGACGACAGATGGCTTTTACGATTACAATTCCAAATATGTTAGTACAACTGCCTCAAAACTAGATATTCCAGCCCAGAATTTGTCATCGGAACAAACCAAAACAATTCAGGATTACGCCAAACGAGCCTTTGACGCCATCGGTGGAGCTGGTTTGTCGCGCGTCGATTTCTTTCTGGATGCGAGCGATGTGATTTATATAAACGAGATCAATACCATGCCGGGGTTTACCAATATCAGCATGTATCCAAAACTATGGCAACAGGCTGGACTATCGTACGGCGAGCTGGTGTCGGAGCTAGTACGATTGGCTCTCTAA
- a CDS encoding L-lactate dehydrogenase yields the protein MAQTAIKISVIGAGFVGSTVAYTLVMKGVASEIVLVDVNLERAEGEAMDISHGAPFAKSSVIRTGSYEDTKGSDVVIITAGTNQKPGETRIDLITRNAAIMRDVAGRVGEQSPNAVILVISNPVDVMTYVARQVTGFPKNRVIGSGTVLDSSRFRYLLANRFDIDPRNVHGYIMGEHGDSEFPAWSLVNIAGMSLDEASDLFNKEINDEVRQSIADSTRNAAYEIINRKGATYYGIGMSATRIVEAIVRDERSIMTVSSLLHGEYDIDDLYLSVPAILGEHGIEKVLTPRLSDLELANLHHSAEVLRDARNQIQ from the coding sequence GTGGCACAAACGGCAATCAAAATATCGGTGATCGGCGCTGGGTTTGTCGGGTCAACCGTAGCCTACACATTAGTTATGAAGGGTGTAGCGAGTGAAATCGTCCTCGTCGACGTCAACCTAGAACGAGCCGAGGGCGAAGCTATGGACATCAGTCACGGCGCACCTTTTGCCAAATCATCGGTTATTCGCACTGGCAGCTACGAAGACACCAAAGGTTCCGACGTCGTCATCATCACGGCCGGCACTAACCAAAAGCCGGGCGAGACGCGTATCGACCTGATTACCCGTAACGCTGCTATTATGCGCGACGTCGCTGGCAGAGTCGGCGAGCAATCACCAAACGCCGTCATTTTAGTCATCAGCAATCCAGTTGACGTGATGACCTACGTCGCTCGCCAGGTAACTGGCTTTCCGAAAAATCGCGTCATCGGATCGGGTACAGTGCTCGACAGTTCACGTTTTCGCTATCTGCTGGCTAACCGTTTCGATATCGATCCGCGCAATGTCCACGGTTACATCATGGGCGAACATGGCGATAGTGAATTTCCAGCCTGGAGTCTCGTCAATATTGCCGGCATGAGTCTCGACGAAGCCTCTGATCTGTTTAACAAGGAGATCAACGACGAAGTTCGTCAGTCAATTGCTGATTCGACTCGTAACGCCGCCTATGAAATTATCAATCGTAAAGGTGCGACCTATTACGGTATCGGTATGAGCGCCACTCGTATCGTCGAAGCCATTGTGCGCGATGAACGCTCGATCATGACTGTGTCGTCGCTATTGCACGGCGAATATGACATTGATGATCTCTACCTGTCAGTTCCGGCTATTTTGGGCGAACATGGTATCGAAAAAGTCCTCACGCCACGTCTCAGCGACCTAGAGCTCGCTAATCTCCACCATTCAGCCGAGGTTTTACGCGACGCCCGAAATCAGATACAATAG
- a CDS encoding replication-associated recombination protein A, whose protein sequence is MEESKRVPLAERMRPKTLDEVIGQEKLVGTNGTLRKIVEAREPVSLILWGPPGTGKTTLARIIASEMTADFIEISAVSAKKADVETVIERARQNWNLKIRTILFVDEIHRFNKAQQDAFLPHVESGLISLIGATTENPSFEVIAPLISRSRVIVLEQLDHAAIAKIIERAIKLEKLEKKITEDAIETLTRLANGDARTALGALEVAAGLIKNRQKITSDTVEQAAGRKLPRYDKKGDGHYDTISAFIKSMRAGDDQAALYYLARMVAAGEDPKFIARRMVIFASEDVGLAGNGALNLATSAFIAIERVGMPEGGIILSHVVVALSRAKKSRESYDLWGRAQQLAEQFPDAPIPLHVRNAPTKLMQDLGYGKDYKWQAGFEHEKGYLPDEVPRD, encoded by the coding sequence ATGGAAGAGAGCAAACGAGTACCGCTAGCCGAGCGCATGCGACCAAAGACGTTAGATGAGGTGATTGGTCAGGAAAAGCTGGTCGGCACGAACGGTACGCTGCGCAAGATCGTTGAGGCCCGAGAACCGGTCAGTTTGATATTGTGGGGTCCACCAGGAACCGGTAAAACCACCTTGGCACGGATCATCGCGAGCGAAATGACGGCAGATTTTATCGAGATCTCAGCCGTCAGCGCCAAAAAAGCCGATGTTGAAACCGTGATCGAGCGCGCCAGACAAAACTGGAATCTCAAAATTCGCACGATTTTGTTCGTTGATGAAATCCATCGCTTCAACAAAGCCCAGCAGGACGCCTTTTTACCCCATGTCGAGAGCGGACTGATCAGCCTGATCGGTGCTACGACGGAAAATCCTAGTTTCGAGGTGATCGCGCCGCTGATTTCGCGCTCGCGAGTTATCGTCCTAGAGCAACTAGATCACGCCGCTATCGCCAAAATTATTGAACGGGCAATCAAGCTAGAAAAACTGGAAAAGAAAATCACCGAGGATGCTATCGAGACGTTAACGAGACTCGCGAATGGTGACGCTCGAACCGCACTCGGCGCCCTAGAGGTGGCTGCGGGACTGATCAAAAACCGTCAAAAGATCACCTCTGATACAGTCGAACAAGCCGCTGGGCGTAAACTACCGCGTTACGACAAAAAAGGCGATGGGCACTACGATACGATCTCAGCATTTATTAAATCAATGCGTGCCGGCGACGACCAGGCAGCTCTCTATTATTTAGCACGTATGGTAGCTGCCGGTGAAGATCCGAAATTTATTGCTCGCCGGATGGTGATTTTTGCCAGTGAAGATGTCGGTCTCGCCGGCAATGGAGCTTTGAACCTAGCGACGAGTGCTTTTATAGCGATCGAACGCGTTGGCATGCCAGAGGGCGGAATTATTCTGAGCCATGTTGTCGTCGCACTATCCCGAGCCAAGAAATCGCGCGAAAGTTATGACCTGTGGGGTCGAGCCCAGCAGCTGGCTGAACAATTCCCTGACGCACCAATACCCCTCCATGTACGGAATGCGCCAACGAAACTGATGCAAGACCTCGGATACGGCAAGGATTACAAATGGCAAGCTGGTTTCGAACATGAGAAGGGCTATTTACCCGACGAAGTGCCGCGTGATTAA
- a CDS encoding cob(I)yrinic acid a,c-diamide adenosyltransferase, with protein MADKESMVLVYTGEGKGKTSASVGLLGRALGAGKKVAFVQFIKAWTVSEHHFFDAIMPVYKDTFTFHKGGRGFFHAGDQSAENVTDDEHLAAARDTYNLALGAASSGDYDLVICDEINNAVHDGLLTIDDLKRLIERRAPSTSLCLTGRNFPEELLGIVDIATEMRKIKHHYDDGFLATKGIDY; from the coding sequence ATGGCCGATAAAGAATCAATGGTGCTAGTTTATACTGGCGAAGGTAAAGGCAAAACGAGCGCCTCGGTAGGACTGCTCGGTCGTGCCCTCGGCGCCGGTAAAAAGGTAGCTTTCGTCCAATTCATCAAAGCCTGGACAGTGAGTGAACATCATTTTTTTGACGCCATCATGCCGGTATATAAAGACACTTTTACGTTTCATAAAGGCGGCCGTGGGTTTTTCCACGCTGGTGATCAATCGGCCGAAAATGTGACCGATGATGAGCACCTAGCTGCCGCGCGCGACACCTACAATTTAGCTCTCGGCGCGGCGAGCTCGGGTGATTATGATCTGGTGATTTGCGACGAGATCAACAATGCTGTTCATGACGGGCTGCTGACGATTGACGATCTAAAGAGGCTGATCGAGCGACGTGCGCCCAGCACTAGCCTCTGCTTAACCGGTCGTAATTTCCCCGAGGAGCTACTAGGTATTGTCGACATCGCGACAGAGATGAGAAAAATAAAGCATCATTATGACGATGGCTTTCTGGCGACCAAAGGTATCGACTACTAG
- a CDS encoding PadR family transcriptional regulator yields the protein MNAQYALLGILNKSPNYGYELKKIYDKLFGSDKAILPGQIYSTLSRLKRDEKVEEVADTEASGGPERVKYAITSQGEKALRLWLETPEAPSSQLQATLYMKTVLAIMENGDAAPFLDNQRHAHIERMRELTTQRRKAPLATKLLIDHAIFHIEADLRWIDLTSSRLTKLKEELCL from the coding sequence ATGAATGCACAATACGCACTACTTGGTATCTTGAACAAAAGCCCAAACTATGGGTATGAACTCAAGAAGATTTATGACAAACTTTTTGGCAGCGACAAAGCAATTTTGCCTGGCCAGATTTACTCGACCCTCTCGCGTCTCAAGCGAGATGAAAAGGTAGAAGAAGTTGCTGATACCGAAGCAAGCGGCGGGCCGGAGCGCGTAAAATACGCCATCACCTCGCAAGGAGAAAAGGCCTTGCGCCTATGGCTTGAAACGCCCGAAGCACCGTCGTCACAACTACAAGCCACGCTCTACATGAAAACCGTGCTTGCCATTATGGAAAACGGTGATGCTGCGCCATTCCTCGACAACCAGCGCCACGCGCACATCGAGCGTATGCGCGAGCTGACTACCCAGCGCCGCAAAGCACCGCTGGCGACCAAGCTACTGATTGACCACGCGATATTTCACATTGAAGCCGATCTGCGCTGGATTGACCTGACAAGCTCGCGACTCACAAAACTAAAGGAGGAATTATGCCTGTAA
- a CDS encoding NrdH-redoxin: MSDSTDSNDDKKVIVYSTNWCAYCKMAKQYLGGKNVVVDEKNIEEDPEAHKELMDKIGGNFRGVPVIDIAGTIVLGFDRAKIDAALKATA, translated from the coding sequence ATGAGCGACAGCACAGATTCTAATGATGACAAGAAAGTTATCGTGTATAGCACCAACTGGTGTGCCTATTGTAAAATGGCAAAACAGTATCTAGGCGGCAAAAACGTCGTCGTTGACGAGAAAAATATCGAGGAAGATCCCGAAGCTCACAAAGAGTTGATGGACAAAATCGGCGGTAATTTCCGCGGCGTACCGGTCATCGACATCGCCGGTACTATCGTGCTAGGTTTTGACCGTGCCAAGATCGACGCTGCTCTGAAGGCCACAGCCTAA
- the typA gene encoding translational GTPase TypA produces the protein MKSDYIRNIAIIAHVDHGKTTMVDGLLKQSNTFRDNQAEMNQELIMDSGDQEHERGITITAKQTSIYHGDYKINIIDTPGHADFSGEVERTLNMADGVLLIVDAQEGPMPQTKFVLGKALELGLKPVVIINKIDKPARRIDEVEDELADLFLELATDDSQLHYPVYYAIGREGKAWTAVPNNPSEHADLTPIFDAIINDIPAPTVNSDGPLQLLVTSLQYDSFLGKYAIGRVTRGQAKRGPVVLIKRDGTVMATKIEKVFGYRGLTREEIEVGQTGDIVALVGVGDAHIGETIADKDTPEALPTIEIEAPTISMYLGPNTSPMKGKEGEFTTSRQIGDRLKKELETNVSLRVEDNGIGFTISGRGELHLSVLIEAMRREGYEFEVGRPQVVTITEDGVEKEPVEELYVEVAPEFIGAVSQELGARRAEMRGQEQTGSGTARMDYILPTRALIGLRNLLLTATKGTVIMNSLPHGYQPLAGKMPRTRNGALIAFEAGTTTPYALQAAEARGELYVGAGTAVYAGMIIGLNRRGEDMEINVCKAKQLTNMRSSSSDGVVQLTPFTDLSLEQCIDFIEDDELLEVTPKSLRLRKRYLDANQRKRAAKN, from the coding sequence ATGAAATCTGATTACATCCGAAACATTGCGATTATCGCCCACGTCGACCACGGTAAAACGACGATGGTGGACGGTCTATTGAAACAATCAAATACCTTTCGCGACAACCAAGCCGAAATGAATCAAGAATTGATCATGGATAGTGGCGACCAGGAACACGAGCGCGGCATCACGATTACGGCCAAACAGACTAGCATTTATCACGGCGATTACAAAATTAACATTATCGACACGCCAGGTCACGCTGATTTTTCGGGCGAAGTCGAGCGCACACTCAATATGGCCGACGGCGTGTTATTGATCGTCGACGCCCAAGAAGGCCCGATGCCGCAGACGAAATTTGTCCTCGGCAAAGCACTCGAACTCGGTCTCAAACCAGTAGTCATTATCAACAAGATTGATAAGCCCGCCCGTCGGATTGACGAAGTCGAGGACGAGTTGGCTGACCTATTCCTAGAACTAGCGACTGATGATAGTCAATTGCATTACCCAGTCTATTACGCGATTGGTCGCGAGGGCAAAGCCTGGACTGCGGTGCCAAACAATCCGAGCGAGCATGCCGACTTGACGCCGATTTTCGATGCGATTATCAACGATATTCCAGCGCCAACTGTCAATAGCGATGGCCCGTTGCAGCTGCTTGTGACGAGCTTGCAATACGATTCATTCCTCGGTAAATATGCCATCGGTCGTGTCACGAGAGGTCAAGCCAAGCGTGGACCAGTCGTGCTCATCAAACGTGACGGCACTGTGATGGCTACTAAAATCGAGAAAGTCTTTGGCTACCGTGGTCTCACTCGTGAGGAGATCGAAGTCGGTCAGACTGGCGATATTGTCGCTCTCGTCGGCGTCGGCGATGCTCATATCGGTGAGACGATTGCCGACAAGGACACCCCAGAGGCACTGCCGACTATCGAAATCGAAGCTCCGACGATCAGTATGTATCTCGGCCCGAACACCAGCCCGATGAAGGGCAAAGAAGGCGAGTTTACTACTAGTCGCCAGATCGGCGATCGATTGAAAAAGGAACTCGAAACCAACGTCAGCTTGCGCGTTGAGGACAATGGTATCGGTTTTACGATTTCAGGTCGTGGTGAATTGCACCTCAGTGTGTTAATCGAGGCGATGCGCCGCGAAGGCTATGAATTTGAGGTTGGTCGTCCGCAAGTGGTTACTATTACCGAAGACGGTGTTGAAAAAGAGCCGGTCGAGGAACTCTATGTTGAGGTTGCGCCAGAATTTATCGGCGCTGTTAGCCAAGAGCTCGGTGCGCGTCGTGCCGAGATGCGCGGTCAGGAGCAGACTGGTAGCGGCACAGCGCGGATGGATTATATTTTACCAACTCGTGCATTGATCGGGCTACGTAACCTACTATTAACCGCCACCAAAGGTACGGTGATTATGAACAGCTTGCCGCACGGCTATCAACCGCTAGCTGGTAAGATGCCGCGCACTCGCAATGGCGCCCTGATTGCCTTTGAGGCTGGCACGACAACGCCGTATGCTCTGCAAGCAGCCGAAGCCCGCGGTGAGTTATATGTTGGTGCCGGTACCGCTGTGTATGCCGGTATGATCATCGGTCTCAATCGCCGCGGCGAGGATATGGAAATCAACGTTTGCAAAGCCAAGCAGTTAACCAACATGCGTTCTAGTAGTAGTGACGGAGTGGTGCAGCTGACGCCGTTTACCGATCTGAGCCTAGAGCAATGTATCGACTTTATCGAGGATGATGAGCTACTCGAAGTGACGCCAAAGAGCCTACGTCTCCGCAAACGCTACCTCGACGCCAACCAGCGTAAACGCGCCGCGAAAAATTAA